From Parasteatoda tepidariorum isolate YZ-2023 chromosome 1, CAS_Ptep_4.0, whole genome shotgun sequence, one genomic window encodes:
- the LOC107446484 gene encoding sortilin-related receptor-like isoform X1, protein MIPRIIIALLIIVVVSSTQDCLSKFRCEGGNCILKSYVCDGDKDCEDNSDERDCYSRVCDLESDFRCGSGQCVLKSEECDGRWDCYDGTDELNCNCQSKFLCEDGYDCYDELEACDGYQDCEDNSDERDCHARFCDPESYSRCRSGQCVLKSDVCDGRSDCADGSDESNCTASNCPGFFCGEGVCIRSFHRCDHKDDCVNGTDEEGCPPWCTEKNNFRCGSECIERFRLCDGRSDCPDGSDEEDCDFNPSEECSPGQFRCNNGTCISWNWICDSVEDCSEGEDEDDCPPNSCEEGEFQCRHGLCIPKEQVCDGIFQCFDKSDEKICSQSECRGYYCGNKECVPQKYRCNRLQDCRNGNDEENCLTYQCRDFEFRCDEDQCYTERFLCDHDRDCLDGSDEDNCDYKKEETTEMHRIIDELDDSSVFKEFFLSIFKRNSTKS, encoded by the exons ATGATTCCACGCATAATAATTGCTTTGCTAATCATCGTTGTTGTATCTTCAACGCAAG attGCCTATCCAAATTTCGATGCGAAGGTGGTAATTGTATTCTTAAATCGTATGTTTGCGACGGAGACAAAGATTGCGAAGATAACAGTGACGAGAGAGATTGCTATTCCAGAGTTTGTGACTTAGAATCCGACTTTCGATGTGGAAGTGGGCAATGCGTCCTGAAATCAGAAGAATGTGATGGAAGATGGGACTGTTATGATGGCACTGATGAATTAAattgca attGTCAATCTAAATTTCTATGCGAAGACGGATATGATTGTTATGACGAGTTAGAAGCTTGCGATGGATACCAAGATTGCGAAGATAACAGTGACGAACGAGATTGCCATGCCAGATTTTGTGACCCAGAATCCTACTCTCGATGTAGAAGCGGGCAATGCGTCCTGAAATCAGATGTATGTGATGGAAGATCAGACTGTGCAGATGGCAGTGACGAATCAAATTGca CTGCCTCAAACTGCCCAGGTTTTTTTTGTGGAGAAGGAGTATGCATACGTTCTTTTCACAGATGTGATCACAAGGATGATTGCGTTAATGGCACTGACGAAGAGGGTTGCCCTCCCTGGTGCACTGAGAAAAATAACTTCCGGTGTGGGAGTGAATGCATTGAGAGATTCCGGCTCTGCGATGGACGTAGTGACTGTCCTGACGGTTCCGATGAGGAAGACTGCG ATTTCAATCCATCGGAAGAATGCTCACCAGGACAATTCAGATGCAACAATGGTACATGCATTTCGTGGAATTGGATCTGCGACAGTGTGGAGGATTGCTCTGAAGGGGAAGACGAAGATGACTGCCCACCTAATTCTTGTGAAGAGGGGGAGTTCCAGTGCAGGCATGGACTCTGCATCCCAAAAGAGCAAGTTTGTGACGGTATTTTTCAATGCTTCGATAAGTctgatgaaaaaatttgct CACAATCCGAATGCAGAGGATATTATTGCGGCAACAAAGAATGTGTTCCTCAAAAATATAGATGTAACAGACTGCAGGATTGCAGGAACGGAAATGATGAAGAAAACTGCTTAACTTATCAGTGCCGAGATTTTGAGTTCAGATGCGATGAAGATCAATGCTATACTGAACGTTTTCTTTGCGATCATGACAGGGACTGTTTAGATGGAAGTGATGAAGATAACTGTG
- the LOC107446485 gene encoding N-acetylated-alpha-linked acidic dipeptidase 2 codes for MKMTAQYRPYRNEDGMEAEQVTWGDQEVGDVEIYQRTTEEIRVSNRNLVVAGIGIGLISALLGLIIGYFAHSEHSQCIPSLSVALHSVQEANPYVRRKISQMISSEEIKNFIKDYSREPHIAGSSTDRHFALNIKSDWLKHSMDSADIVEYNVLLSYPDKEKPNVVKIIDNLNRDVVKIESHGKKTLNPAFSAYSLPGNATGNLVYINYGQTSDFTYLKSLGIPIEGKILIARHWKLPADEIVWNAQQFKAAGLILYPDPDKYNPPILHSDSYPKTWWLPSNAARTDSILWNGAGDPLTPGYPARHDANRLSISSALLPALIVQPISYDNAYILLSSLAGPDAPKEWQGGFNFTYKLGGSFKDSAWKIQLQVYNQYVNKTIYNVIGTIRGKTEPDRYVIIGGHRDAWSYGAVDAAGGTAALLELSRVYGRLLKEGWRPRRTIMFCSWGAEEHNLIGSTEWLEDNLKLLHGRAVAYINADILVAGNASLRAVASPLLYNAIFNATKEVLNPNELDRAEGMKTVYDAWLMSFPHKRNRSDLLYPNYARPIMHLPSDSLEDIISKTKVDSNSSLLDSYLKDSMQLVRPKIREMDMRGNYAPFFVHAGIPALDVSFVHDSTMSSSSYPLHHTEYDNFEFVKNLIDPSFKYHATVTKILGELLRDLADSLFLPFNLFDYAQILQDFFLNLNSRMRRGMEEHAINLNHLESAIKNFSSAALKFHSMQETVDLSDPMTVRRINDQLLLLERAFLDQNGLPRNIYKKHIIMSPSESYLSGIFPGLLDEFSNLEQYPQDSESSELIKAHFSVLVFTIQSAAKIIESV; via the coding sequence ATGAAAATGACAGCTCAGTATAGGCCATATCGCAACGAAGACGGTATGGAAGCTGAACAAGTTACGTGGGGTGATCAAGAGGTCGGAGATGTGGAGATATATCAGAGAACTACCGAAGAAATCAGAGTTTCCAATAGAAATCTCGTTGTGGCTGGGATTGGTATTGGATTAATAAGTGCTCTGCTTGGTTTAATTATCGGCTATTTTGCGCATTCCGAACATAGCCAGTGCATTCCTAGTTTGTCAGTAGCGTTACATTCAGTTCAAGAGGCCAACCCTTATgtgagaagaaaaatttcacaaatgattagtagtgaagaaataaaaaattttattaaagattacaGTCGTGAACCACACATAGCTGGCAGCTCAACGGATCGTCATTTCGCTCTGAATATTAAATCTGATTGGTTGAAACATTCCATGGATTCTGCAGATATCGTCGAATACAATGTTTTGTTAAGCTATCCTGATAAGGAAAAACCCaatgttgttaaaataattgacaaCCTCAATAGAGACGTGGTGAAAATCGAATCTCATGGAAAGAAGACCCTCAACCCAGCGTTTAGTGCGTATTCCTTGCCCGGCAACGCTACGGGAAACCTGGTCTACATCAATTACGGACAAACTTctgattttacttatttaaaatctctTGGAATTCCTATTGagggtaaaattttaattgctagaCACTGGAAATTGCCAGCAGATGAAATAGTCTGGAATGCGCAGCAGTTTAAAGCCGCCGGTTTGATACTGTATCCCGACCCGGATAAATATAATCCTCCCATTCTGCATTCCGACTCGTATCCTAAAACTTGGTGGCTGCCTTCCAATGCTGCTAGAACGGATTCAATTCTATGGAATGGCGCCGGGGATCCTCTGACGCCAGGATATCCGGCTCGCCACGATGCAAACCGACTCTCCATTTCTTCAGCTCTCTTGCCAGCCCTTATTGTTCAACCTATTAGTTATGACAATGCATACATTTTGCTGAGCTCACTGGCGGGTCCGGATGCCCCGAAAGAATGGCAGGGTGGTTTCAATTTCACGTATAAACTGGGTGGATCTTTCAAAGATTCTGCTTGGAAGATTCAACTTCAAGTCTATAATCAGTAcgtgaataaaacaatttataatgttATCGGCACCATTCGTGGTAAAACCGAACCAGACCGGTATGTGATCATAGGCGGGCATCGAGACGCTTGGTCTTACGGCGCTGTAGATGCTGCAGGTGGTACGGCAGCTTTGTTGGAACTTTCGAGAGTGTATGGACGCCTGCTCAAAGAAGGCTGGCGGCCTAGGAGGACTATTATGTTTTGTAGCTGGGGTGCGGAAGAACACAATTTAATTGGCTCTACAGAATGGCTAGAAGATAACCTCAAACTCCTCCACGGTCGAGCTGTAGCTTATATAAATGCCGATATATTAGTTGCGGGTAACGCATCGCTACGAGCCGTAGCATCTCCGCTACTCTACAATGCcatttttaatgcaacaaaGGAGGTTTTAAATCCAAACGAACTAGACCGTGCTGAAGGCATGAAAACTGTTTATGACGCCTGGCTGATGAGTTTTCCGCACAAGAGAAATAGGTCTGATCTGTTATATCCTAATTATGCACGGCCCATAATGCATCTGCCGTCAGACAGCTTGGAAGATatcatttctaaaacaaaagtGGATAGCAACTCCAGTTTGTTAGATAGTTATTTGAAAGATTCCATGCAGTTAGTAAGGCCTAAAATTCGAGAAATGGATATGAGGGGAAATTACGCTCCGTTTTTTGTCCACGCCGGCATCCCCGCTTTAGATGTATCTTTCGTTCACGACTCGACCATGTCCAGCTCTTCTTATCCACTGCACCACACGGAGTATGACAATTTTGagtttgtcaaaaatttaatcGATCCATCTTTTAAATACCATGCCACTGTGACCAAGATATTGGGCGAGCTTCTCCGAGATCTCGCCGACTCCCTCTTCTTGCCCTTTAATTTATTCGATTACGCCCAAATATTGCAAGATTTCTTTCTAAACCTCAATTCTAGAATGAGGAGGGGTATGGAAGAGCATGCCATCAACCTGAACCATCTAGAATCGGCCATAAAAAACTTTTCGAGCGCGGCTCTCAAGTTCCATTCAATGCAGGAGACCGTCGATTTATCTGATCCCATGACTGTCCGCCGCATCAACGATCAGCTTCTTCTGCTCGAAAGAGCTTTTCTAGATCAAAACGGCTTGCCTCGAAATATTTACAAGAAACACATCATCATGTCCCCCAGTGAAAGTTATTTGTCCGGTATATTTCCTGGTCTCTTAGATGAATTCTCAAACCTCGAACAGTATCCGCAGGATTCCGAATCATCAGAGCTGATTAAAGctcatttttctgttttagtcTTCACTATACAATCAGCTGCTAAAATAATAGAAAGTGTATAA